The genomic segment CCCCCATTTCTCAAGCATTGGGATTTAAATTAGTTTTAGATATTCATTCGAAAAAAAATTGCTATTGATATTGTGTTAGGACatacataatttatataattttaaaaatatatttttgttattaaaatttaaaactaaataattagTATTAAAATGAATCTATACTATTTGCTAAACTTGAGATATTTCGAAATTTcgtcaataatttattttaaaatattcataatcaaattataaactcatgaaacaataaaaaatattaaaacgtaaaatataaataaaataaatatataaaaaaagtgaAAAACGAACTAGCNATCAttaacttatccttatattatatatcacatgtttatcttatcatgtgtaccaaactatgccttaTTGTATATGTAATTGCACAAATGTTAGGTACGCCAACTACGATTTACACAATCTTTTTTAGTTGTTTCCCTTCCTGGTTAGCAGTGTTTAAGATTGTTTCTTTCTTCAACAAAATGTGAAACATATTCAGCTTATTGTGGACAAATAAGGATTAGATATTCAAATTATGGGTAAAAATCCCAGATTTAAAGATATCAATCATGATAGCACAACGAACTTGatcattaatatatatagatacagAAAGAAATTATTAACAACCTGATAAGCATTATGATTTCATCATATCAGTCTATGAAACTCTTGAAACCACGAAATATGAAGATGATGGAATGGGTATTTTCCCATATTTTGgttgtttttttgttgtttggATCATTTGTATATGCACACGAGGATTATGTATCAGCAATCGGCGATCCTGGGATGAGAAGGGATAATCTTAGAGTAGCCATTGAAGCATGGAGTCAATGCAATGAAGTCCATAATGAGACTGAAGATATGGGAAGTCCAAGGCACGCGGATTGCTTTGATATTGTACATAATTCTAAAGCATACAGTATGTTTTTTCCTCTCTTTGTTTCTTGTTTGTTATGCTAAGCTATGTCTTTTTCAAACCGTGGGAAATCGATTTTACGGTATAGATGCTTCGTGAATATGAATAAATGAAATGAGATGAACAGAGACAAAATATTTGGCCTTTTCAGTTTCTGTTTTTATATTTGGAATGgaatttaatatttgttttaattaaCCAATCATTGGTGAATTTGGTCGTAATCCTTCAAACTTCAGAAGGTGTTTATGTGATAATTAAACCGAGATTCACGGAAGATTAGAATTTACCCTACGatgattttaaaagttttagcGATATTCTTGGATCTTGATAAAGATATATGAGCTATATATGTGCAAACCATAACTCGGCACTACATTTTTGCAGCCAAGTTGGCACACAGGGTGACAGAGAAAAGCAACAAGCTAGGAATAGCAGATGCAGGAAGCTATGGTTTGAATGACATAACCGTGGATGAATATGCGGCTTGGAAAGAGAGATACTTGGGCTACAAATGCCAAGTCGAAGACAATCCCGGGCCGTGGCAATTCTGGATGCTTATGCTCAAGAGTGGCAATATGGACACATGGGCTGCTAAATGCCCCGAAAATGGTAAGAAATCGAAACCATTCCCACCCGAATCTCGGTTTCCATGCTTTGGAGAAGGCTGCATGAACATGCCACGGATCTACCATGACTACACAAGCGTGCAGCATTATCATGGCAACCGAACTCTCAAGGGAAGTTTCTATGGGACATGGGATTTAGATGTTCctattgaagaagcaaaaactAAGGAAAATACTTCATATTATTCAGTGGTTTGGGAGAAAAAGTTGGGAAAGGGGAGTTGGAAGTTTCATCATGTATTAAAAACATCACCGAAGTATCCATGGCTCATGCTGTACTTAAGATCAGATGCGACAACAGGATATTCAGGAGGGTATCATTACACGACCAGAGGAATGTCGAAAATCGTAAGTttctttatcatattttttcttataataaaattaataataactctAAACAGTACTAACTTGTCTGGGATGATGTATTGCTCAGATTCCCAAGTCACCAAATTTCAAAGTGAGGTTCTCGCTGGATATAACGAGTGGTGGAGGTCCCGATAGCCAGTTCTACCTAATGGACATCGGTAGCTGTTGGAAGAACAATGGTGACCCTTGTGATGGAGATGTCACCTCAGACGTTACACGATACAGCGAAATGATTATAAATCCAGAGACGGAGCCATGGTGCAAACCAACAGATCTCAGGCTATGTCCCCCTTACCACACCTTTCCTAATGGAACTCGAGTACACCGAACGAATCAGACACATTTCCCCTATGATGCTTACCATGTTTACTGCTCGCCAGGCAATGGTGAAGAATTAGAGGAACCCTTTAACTTATGTGATGCATATAGCAATCCACAGCCTCAAGAAATTTTGCAGCTATTACCTCACCCCGTTTGGGGAGAATACGGGTATCCCACGAAGAAAGGTGAAGGTTGGGTTGGAGATCCAAGAACTTGGGAACTTGATGTCGGAAGGCTCTCTCAGAATCTTTACTTTTATCAGGTATGCTACT from the Primulina huaijiensis isolate GDHJ02 unplaced genomic scaffold, ASM1229523v2 scaffold25037, whole genome shotgun sequence genome contains:
- the LOC140967448 gene encoding uncharacterized protein; the protein is MISSYQSMKLLKPRNMKMMEWVFSHILVVFLLFGSFVYAHEDYVSAIGDPGMRRDNLRVAIEAWSQCNEVHNETEDMGSPRHADCFDIVHNSKAYTKLAHRVTEKSNKLGIADAGSYGLNDITVDEYAAWKERYLGYKCQVEDNPGPWQFWMLMLKSGNMDTWAAKCPENGKKSKPFPPESRFPCFGEGCMNMPRIYHDYTSVQHYHGNRTLKGSFYGTWDLDVPIEEAKTKENTSYYSVVWEKKLGKGSWKFHHVLKTSPKYPWLMLYLRSDATTGYSGGYHYTTRGMSKIIPKSPNFKVRFSLDITSGGGPDSQFYLMDIGSCWKNNGDPCDGDVTSDVTRYSEMIINPETEPWCKPTDLRLCPPYHTFPNGTRVHRTNQTHFPYDAYHVYCSPGNGEELEEPFNLCDAYSNPQPQEILQLLPHPVWGEYGYPTKKGEGWVGDPRTWELDVGRLSQNLYFYQEAGTKPVERHWPSVDLGTEIYMSANVMAEWTVSNFDIIVPKNC